From Hugenholtzia roseola DSM 9546, one genomic window encodes:
- the rlmD gene encoding 23S rRNA (uracil(1939)-C(5))-methyltransferase RlmD — protein sequence MARRKKDKHPILEKVRIEDAGAEGKCVARPEAAKGKVVFANFVVPDDVVDLQVTKERRSYMEARPLTIHAFSPKRDTPFCEHFGVCGGCKWQNMQYEWQLFYKQKQVHDSLTRLAKIELPPFETILSAPATSHYRNKMDFTFSDRRWLTEAQIRSGETFDSLALGFHIIGRFDKVVDIENCYLQPEPSNTIRKAVRAFSAAEKIDYYNLFSHEGYLRNLMIRTSATTPDVMVLVQFAKPDKVIIEKMMQFLAKEFPQISSLLYVVNPKLNDTFHDLEVKTYRGLPYIREVMEGLEFRIQAKSFYQTNSIQAYQLYKVARQMADLKGDEIVYDLYTGTGTIANFVAKKAKKVVGIEYIEAAIADAKVNSQVNGIENTVFFAGDMKDLLKAELFEKEGRPDVIITDPPRAGMHESVIHTLLEVAAKRIVYVSCNPATQARDLQLLDARYRVTAVQPVDMFPQTHHVENVVCLELK from the coding sequence GTGGCACGCAGAAAAAAAGACAAGCACCCGATATTAGAAAAAGTCCGCATAGAAGATGCAGGGGCAGAAGGCAAATGCGTCGCTCGCCCCGAAGCGGCAAAGGGCAAGGTAGTTTTTGCCAATTTTGTCGTCCCCGACGATGTCGTTGATTTGCAAGTAACCAAAGAGCGTCGTAGCTACATGGAGGCACGTCCGCTTACGATACACGCGTTTTCGCCCAAACGCGACACACCTTTTTGTGAGCATTTTGGCGTGTGTGGCGGCTGCAAATGGCAAAATATGCAATATGAGTGGCAGCTTTTTTACAAACAAAAGCAGGTGCATGATAGCCTTACGCGCCTTGCCAAAATAGAATTGCCGCCCTTTGAAACCATTTTGTCTGCCCCTGCTACCTCGCACTATCGCAACAAGATGGATTTCACCTTTTCCGACCGCCGTTGGCTCACCGAGGCGCAAATTCGTTCAGGTGAAACCTTCGATAGTTTAGCCTTAGGCTTTCACATCATCGGACGCTTCGATAAAGTAGTGGATATTGAAAATTGCTACCTCCAACCTGAACCCTCCAACACCATTCGCAAGGCGGTTAGGGCTTTTTCGGCAGCCGAAAAGATAGACTACTACAATCTTTTTTCGCACGAGGGCTACCTACGAAATTTGATGATTCGTACCTCTGCCACTACGCCCGATGTCATGGTTTTGGTACAATTTGCCAAGCCCGACAAAGTCATCATAGAAAAGATGATGCAATTTTTGGCAAAAGAATTTCCACAAATTAGCAGCCTTTTGTATGTAGTAAATCCCAAACTCAATGATACCTTTCACGATTTGGAGGTCAAGACCTATCGCGGGCTGCCCTACATTCGCGAGGTAATGGAAGGCTTAGAATTTCGCATACAAGCCAAATCTTTCTACCAAACCAATTCTATCCAAGCCTACCAACTCTACAAGGTAGCACGCCAGATGGCTGATTTAAAAGGCGACGAAATTGTCTATGACCTTTATACAGGCACAGGCACAATCGCCAATTTTGTAGCCAAAAAAGCCAAAAAAGTAGTCGGCATAGAGTACATAGAGGCAGCCATTGCTGATGCCAAAGTCAATTCGCAAGTCAATGGCATTGAAAATACGGTCTTCTTTGCAGGCGATATGAAAGATTTACTCAAAGCCGAACTTTTCGAAAAAGAAGGCAGACCCGATGTCATCATCACCGACCCCCCACGTGCAGGCATGCATGAAAGCGTTATTCACACCCTTTTAGAAGTGGCGGCAAAACGAATTGTCTATGTGAGTTGTAATCCTGCTACCCAAGCACGCGATTTACAACTTTTAGATGCTCGCTATCGCGTTACGGCAGTGCAGCCCGTAGATATGTTTCCGCAAACGCACCATGTAGAAAATGTAGTCTGTTTAGAGCTTAAGTAA
- a CDS encoding acyl-CoA dehydrogenase family protein: protein MAVIAPNTTAETQAMIAQMVRDFGEKHITPHRNKWDDEQYFPIEVMKELGNLGLLGVLVPNEYNGSGFGYHEYVTAIAELAVIDPSIALSMAAHNSLCTGHILQFGNEEQKRRWLPKLATGEWIGAWGLTEANTGSDAGNMRTTAVQDGDYWVINGAKNFITHGKSGNIAVVIVRTGEVGDSRGMTAFVIEKGTAGFSAGRKEDKLGMRLSETTELIFQDCRVHKDNILGKVGDGFVQALKVLDGGRISIAALSLGIAMGAYQHALQYSKERQQFNQPISNFQAISFKLAEMATDIEAAKLLTYQAADMKNRGLNVNKESAMAKYYASEISVKVANEAVQIFGGYGYTKDFPVEKYYRDAKLCTIGEGTSEIQKLVISRAILK from the coding sequence ATGGCAGTAATCGCACCCAACACGACCGCCGAAACGCAGGCTATGATTGCGCAAATGGTACGCGACTTTGGCGAAAAACACATCACTCCACATCGCAATAAGTGGGATGACGAGCAGTATTTTCCTATCGAGGTCATGAAAGAGCTGGGCAATTTAGGGCTTCTGGGCGTACTTGTGCCAAATGAGTACAACGGCAGCGGCTTTGGCTATCACGAATACGTTACGGCAATAGCAGAATTAGCCGTTATCGACCCCTCGATAGCCCTTTCTATGGCGGCACACAACTCCCTTTGCACAGGACATATCCTACAATTTGGCAATGAGGAGCAAAAAAGGCGTTGGCTTCCCAAATTAGCCACAGGCGAATGGATTGGAGCTTGGGGACTCACCGAAGCCAATACAGGCTCTGACGCAGGCAATATGCGCACCACCGCCGTACAAGATGGCGACTATTGGGTCATCAATGGCGCAAAAAACTTTATTACGCATGGCAAAAGTGGCAATATCGCCGTAGTCATTGTTCGCACAGGCGAGGTAGGCGATTCGCGCGGCATGACGGCTTTTGTGATAGAAAAAGGCACAGCGGGCTTTTCAGCAGGTAGGAAAGAAGACAAGTTGGGCATGCGCCTTTCGGAAACTACCGAGCTTATTTTCCAAGACTGCCGCGTGCATAAAGACAACATCTTGGGCAAAGTAGGCGATGGCTTTGTGCAGGCTCTCAAAGTTTTAGATGGAGGCAGAATTTCTATCGCCGCCCTTAGTTTGGGAATTGCTATGGGCGCGTATCAGCATGCCCTTCAATACTCGAAAGAGCGTCAGCAATTTAATCAGCCTATTTCTAATTTTCAGGCAATTAGCTTTAAATTAGCAGAAATGGCTACCGACATCGAGGCTGCCAAACTTCTCACGTATCAGGCAGCGGATATGAAAAATCGTGGTTTGAATGTCAATAAAGAATCGGCGATGGCAAAATATTACGCTTCCGAAATTTCAGTGAAAGTAGCCAATGAAGCTGTCCAGATTTTTGGCGGTTATGGTTATACGAAAGATTTTCCCGTAGAAAAATATTATCGTGATGCCAAACTCTGCACTATCGGCGAGGGGACAAGCGAAATTCAGAAATTAGTTATCTCGCGTGCCATTTTAAAATAA